The following is a genomic window from Candidatus Omnitrophota bacterium.
GCCGTTATTCGCGGATAACGGTTCAGGCATGCACTGCCATCAGAGTTTATGGAAGAACGGCGTTAACCTTTTTTATGACAAAAATGGTTACGCGCTTTTGTCCCAGACGGCCAAATATTACATCGGCGGACTGTTAAAGCACGCCAACAGTTTAATGGCCTTCTGCGCGCCCACGACAAATTCCTATAAACGGCTTGTCCCCGGATATGAGGCGCCGGTGAACCTGGTTTATTCGGCGCGCAACCGCTCGGCCGCGGTGAGGATACCGATGTATTCAGACAACCCCAGGTCCAAGAGGATAGAGTTCCGGCCGCCCGACCCCTCCTGCAACGGCTACCTCGCGTTTTCAGCGATGCTCATGGCCGGCCTGGACGGCATACAGCATAAGATAGACCCGGGCCAGCCGATGGATGTTGACCTTTTTGAATTAGGCGAAGAAGAGATGAGCAGGATCGCCACAGTCCCTTCATCGCTTCGCCGCGCGATAGATGCCCTGGAGGCGGACCACGAATATCTCTTAAAAGGCGGGGTCTTCACCAAAGACGTAATCGATGTCTGGCTTGAATTCAAGCGCAAAAGAGAGATAGACCCGGTAAGGATGCGGCCGCATCCGTATGAGTTTTATCTGTACTTTGATATTTAAGTAAACAGCGGGTAGAGAGCGCCTGCCCGCTGTTTTTTAAGCCGGGCGTGATTAAATTTTAGGCAGAATATGGATGGTTTAGACAAGAAGATCATTGAACTGGACGGCTCTCTCTATAAAGAGAAACAAGGCATTGTATACAAATATGTTCTAGAGGCGATTGAGAAGCCGTTGATCGAACACGCTCTGGAACGCACGTATGGCAATCAGCTAAAGGCAGCCAAGATCCTGGGGATCAATCGTAATACTATGCGTACCAAGATCAGGAAATTAGGGATCGACCCGAATAAATGGAAGATATAGCCATGAGATATGATTATTTGCCTCAAAAACAAGGCCTTTATGACCCGGCCTTTGAGCATGATTCCTGCGGGGTGGGCTTTGTCTGCGATGTCAAAGGCAGGCGCTCCAGGGCCATTGTTAAGCAGGCGCTTGAGGTGCTCAGGCGCCTGTCCCACAGAGGGGCGGTTGGCTCAGACCCTAAAACCGGGGACGGCGCGGGCATACTTATTCAGACACCCCATGAATTTCTTAAGAAGGCCTGTGATAACGCCGGGATCGATCTTCCCCGATACGGAGATTACGCGGCGGGCCTGGTATTTTTACCTGCCGACAGTAAAGAGAGGGATCTCTGCAAGGATACATTTTCAAAGATCGCCGGGGAAGAGGGGCAGTCTATTTTGGGCTGGCGCGGGGTTCCGGTTGACGATTCCGATATAGGCAAAGGCGCGCGGCAGGCCCAGCCGATAATTGAACAGGTTTTTATAGAGAGAAATAAAAACATAAAAGAGCAGTTGGCTTTCGAAAGGAACCTCTATGTTATAAGAAAAAGAATAGAGAATGCCGTGAGAGGATCAGGTCTGAAGCAGAAAAGCTTCTTCTATGTTACCAATCTCTCCAGCAGGACCCTGTCTTATAAAGGGCTCCTTATGCCCCAGCAGCTGGACAGTTTTTTCCCCGACTTAAAGGATGATTCTTTAAGCAGCGGTATTGCCGTGGTCCATTCCCGTTACAGCACGAATACATTCCCTACCTGGGACCTGGCGCAGCCGTTCCGTTTCCTGGCGCACAACGGAGAGATAAACACCTTAAGGGGTAATTTCAATTGGATGAAGGCGCGGGAAGGCCTGCTTAAAAGCGGTTTATTCGGCAAGGATATAGAGAAAATCAAGCCCGTCCTTATTTCTGGACAGAGCGATTCCGCCACTATTGACAATGCCTTTGAATTGCTTGTGCTGGCAGGCAGGCCCCTCGCGCAGGCGATGATGATGCTCATACCGGCTGCCTGGGAGAACAACCCTTTGCTTGATGATAAACTAAAGGACTTTTATAAGTATCACGCCTGTATTATGGAGCCCTGGGACGGCCCCGCGGCGATCGCCTTTAGCGACGGGTTAAGGGTGGGCGCGGTGCTGGACAGGAACGGACTCAGGCCTGCCAGATACATCATCACCAGGCATGACAGCGTAGTGATGGCATCAGAGGCAGGGGTCCTGGATATCAAGCCGCAAGACATCCTGGTTTCAGGGCGGCTGGAGCCGGGCAAGATGTTATACATAGATACCCTGGAGGGCCGCATAGTCAGTGACGATGAGCTGAAACGATCCATCGCCGTAAAAAGGCCTTTTGGCGCGTGGCTTAAAGATAACATAGTTGAGCTCAGGCAGGAGCCGCGAGCGAAGCGGGATAAGCGGGAAAAAGAAGGCACGCTTACCTTGATGAAGGCATTCGCGTATACCCGGGAAGACCTGAAGGTTATTATCAAGCCAATGGCGGAAAAGGGGGATGAGCCGACCGGCTCCATGGGTAACGACACGCCTTTGGCAGTGTTGTCAAAAAGGCCGCAGCCGCTTTACAACTATTTCAAGCAGCTTTTCGCGCAGGTCACTAATCCGGCGATAGACCCTATACGGGAGAAATGCGTAATGAGTTTAGAGGGCCTTATCGGGCCTCAGGGGAATCTATTGGATGAGACGCCCGCGCATTGCCGTAAGCTCAAAGTAGATGAACCGATACTGACCAACGAGGAACTGGAAAAGATAAGGCATATAAAAAATAACGGCTTTAAGACAAAGACAATATCGCTGCTATTTAAGACGGATAAGAAGGGGGATTTCTTGAAGACGCTGGACAGGGTCTGTAAGGACGCCTCCTCCGCCATAAAGGAAGGATATTCGTTTATTATCTTAAGCGACAGGGGGGTAAGTAAAGACAGGGCCGCCCTGCCCGCCTTACTGGCTATGGGGGCGGTGCATCATTATCTGGTGCGCGAAGAGATGCGCGCGCAGATAGGCATTATCGTGGAGAGCGGTTCTGCCAGGGAGGTGCATCATTTTGCCCTGCTGTTCGGCTACGGAGCCG
Proteins encoded in this region:
- a CDS encoding helix-turn-helix domain-containing protein, giving the protein MDGLDKKIIELDGSLYKEKQGIVYKYVLEAIEKPLIEHALERTYGNQLKAAKILGINRNTMRTKIRKLGIDPNKWKI